From one Mustela nigripes isolate SB6536 chromosome 16, MUSNIG.SB6536, whole genome shotgun sequence genomic stretch:
- the WFIKKN2 gene encoding WAP, Kazal, immunoglobulin, Kunitz and NTR domain-containing protein 2, with translation MWAPGCSRLWSRCAQAAVLLLLFGAPPRGLALPPIRYSHAGICPNDMNPNLWVDAQSTCKRECETDQECETYEKCCPNVCGTKSCVAARYMDVKGKKGPVGMPKEATCDHFMCLQQGSECDIWDGQPVCKCKDRCEKEPSFTCASDGLTYYNRCYMDAEACSKGITLAVVTCRYHFTWPHTSPPPPETTVRPTTASPETPGLDTVAPALLNHPVHQSVTVGETVSFLCDVVGRPRPEITWEKQLEDRENVVMRPNHVRGNVVVTNIAQLVIYNAQPQDAGIYTCTARNAAGVLRADFPLSVVRAGQAVAASESSPNGTAFPAAECLEPPDSEDCGEEQTRWHFDAQANNCLTFTFGHCHRNRNHFETYEACMLACMSGPLAVCSLPALQGPCKAYAPRWAYNGQTGQCQSFVYGGCEGNGNNFESREACEESCPFPRGHQRCRACKPRQKLVTSFCRSDFVILGRVSELTEEPDAGRALVTVDEVLKDEKMGLKFLGREPLEVTLLHVDWSCPCPNVTAGETPLIIMGEVDGGMAVLRPESFVGASSSRRVRKLREVLHKKTCDVLKEFLGLH, from the exons ATGTGGGCCCCGGGGTGCAGCCGGCTCTGGTCCCGCTGCGCGCAGGCGGCGGTGCTCCTGCTGCTGTTTGGGGCGCCCCCGAGGGGCCTGGCACTACCGCCCATCCGCTATTCCCATGCTGGCATCTGCCCCAACGACATGAACCCCAACCTCTGGGTGGATGCCCAGAGCACCTGCAAGCGGGAGTGTGAGACGGACCAG GAGTGCGAGACCTATGAGAAGTGCTGCCCCAATGTGTGTGGGACCAAGAGCTGCGTGGCCGCCCGGTACATGGACGTGAAGGGCAAGAAAGGCCCGGTAGGCATGCCCAAGGAGGCCACCTGCGACCACTTCATGTGTCTGCAGCAGGGCTCCGAGTGCGACATCTGGGACGGCCAGCCCGTGTGTAAATGCAAAGACCGTTGTGAGAAGGAGCCCAGCTTCACGTGCGCGTCCGACGGCCTCACGTACTATAATCGTTGTTACATGGACGCCGAGGCCTGTTCCAAGGGCATCACGCTGGCTGTCGTCACCTGCCGCTATCACTTCACCTGGCCCCACACCAGTCCCCCGCCGCCCGAGACCACCGTGCGCCCCACCACGGCCTCCCCGGAGACCCCGGGGCTGGATACGGTGGCCCCGGCTCTGCTCAACCACCCTGTGCATCAGTCGGTCACCGTAGGCGAGACCGTGAGCTTCCTCTGCGACGTGGTGGGCCGGCCCCGGCCGGAGATCACCTGGGAAAAGCAGCTGGAAGACCGGGAGAACGTGGTCATGCGGCCAAACCACGTGCGCGGCAACGTGGTGGTCACCAACATCGCCCAGCTGGTCATCTACAATGCCCAGCCCCAGGACGCCGGCATCTACACCTGCACGGCCCGCAACGCCGCCGGGGTCCTGCGCGCCGACTTCCCGCTGTCCGTGGTCCGCGCGGGTCAGGCGGTGGCCGCGTCGGAGAGCAGCCCCAATGGCACCGCTTTCCCCGCCGCCGAGTGCCTCGAGCCCCCCGACAGCGAGGACTGCGGGGAGGAGCAGACCCGCTGGCACTTCGATGCGCAGGCCAACAACTGCCTCACCTTCACCTTCGGCCACTGCCACCGCAACCGGAACCACTTTGAGACCTACGAGGCCTGCATGCTGGCCTGCATGAGCGGGCCGCTGGCCGTGTGCAGCCTGCCCGCCCTGCAGGGTCCTTGCAAGGCCTACGCGCCCCGCTGGGCCTACAACGGCCAGACCGGCCAGTGCCAGTCCTTCGTCTACGGCGGCTGCGAGGGCAACGGCAACAACTTCGAGAGCCGGGAGGCCTGCGAGGAGTCCTGCCCCTTCCCTCGGGGCCACCAGCGCTGCCGGGCCTGCAAGCCGCGGCAGAAGCTCGTCACCAGCTTCTGTCGGAGCGACTTCGTCATCCTGGGCCGCGTGTCCGAGCTGACCGAGGAACCCGACGCGGGGCGCGCCCTGGTGACCGTGGATGAGGTGCTCAAGGATGAGAAGATGGGCCTCAAGTTCCTGGGCCGGGAGCCGCTGGAGGTCACCCTGCTCCACGTGGACTGGAGCTGCCCCTGCCCCAACGTGACGGCGGGCGAGACGCCGCTCATCATCATGGGCGAGGTGGACGGCGGCATGGCTGTGCTGCGGCCAGAGAGTTTCGTGGGCGCGTCCAGCAGCCGGCGGGTCAGGAAGCTGCGCGAGGTCCTGCACAAGAAGACCTGCGATGTCCTCAAGGAGTTTCTGGGCTTGCACTGA